CGACAATTTCCCCCTGAATCAATTCCATCCGATAGTCTGGGTGCTCGGCTTGCAACTTTTCTAAATCATGGATGGTTAGAGTCATGGTTATCTGTGCTACAAGGTTAGCCTAAGTGATGGTTACGCGTTTTCAAACAGGGGCCAGTTGGCATCTTTGTCAGAAATTACAACGACAGGGAGGGGCCACTCAATCCCAAATTTCGGATCGTTATAGCGGGCACCCCGTTCACAAC
The DNA window shown above is from Cyanobacteriota bacterium and carries:
- a CDS encoding dTDP-4-dehydrorhamnose 3,5-epimerase, encoding CERGARYNDPKFGIEWPLPVVVISDKDANWPLFENA